The Desulfohalovibrio reitneri genome contains a region encoding:
- a CDS encoding ABC transporter ATP-binding protein: MDVSAEPILKLDNVSAHYSRIQALHSISLVIRQGEIVTMIGANGAGKSTTLMTICNVVPTTEGSVHYKGRDITAVSADKLPMMGLCQVPEGRRIFPRLSVFENLEMGAYFRRDKTDVANDMDMVFDYFPVLKERRRQAGGTLSGGEQQMLALGRALMSRPKLLLLDEPSLGLAPLIVKQIFSIVETINREQGVTILLVEQNANLALQLAHRGYVLETGRVVMEDQADKLMDNPEIRKAYLGE, translated from the coding sequence ATGGACGTCTCCGCCGAGCCCATACTCAAGCTGGACAATGTCAGCGCCCACTACAGCCGCATCCAGGCCCTGCACTCCATTTCCCTGGTCATCCGCCAGGGAGAGATCGTGACCATGATAGGCGCCAACGGCGCGGGCAAGTCCACAACCCTGATGACCATCTGCAATGTGGTACCCACCACGGAAGGGTCGGTCCACTACAAGGGGCGGGACATCACCGCCGTGAGCGCGGACAAACTGCCCATGATGGGGCTGTGCCAGGTGCCCGAGGGGCGGCGCATCTTCCCGCGTCTTTCCGTGTTCGAGAACCTGGAGATGGGGGCCTACTTCCGCCGGGACAAGACGGACGTGGCCAACGACATGGACATGGTCTTCGACTATTTTCCCGTGCTCAAGGAGCGTCGGCGGCAGGCGGGCGGCACGCTCTCCGGCGGCGAGCAGCAGATGCTGGCCCTGGGGCGGGCGCTCATGTCCCGCCCCAAGCTGCTTCTGCTGGACGAGCCCTCCCTGGGGCTGGCCCCTCTCATCGTCAAACAGATATTCTCCATCGTGGAGACCATCAACCGCGAGCAGGGCGTGACCATCCTCCTGGTGGAGCAGAACGCCAACCTGGCGCTGCAGTTGGCCCACCGGGGCTACGTGCTGGAGACAGGGCGCGTGGTCATGGAGGACCAAGCGGACAAGCTGATGGACAACCCGGAGATACGCAAGGCCTACCTGGGCGAATAG
- a CDS encoding branched-chain amino acid ABC transporter substrate-binding protein, with protein sequence MRKWILCFAALALVLGGAIGCSSDEPTDEGGTAEQEAQPLKIGSLSPLTGPYAADGNDIANGVRAAISVVEEQGGIPGYSEIEFLPQDSACDPKQAVAAANKLVNEKVKGVVGAYCSSSTIPASEVIVAEAGIPMLTPASTNENVTERGLQNMWRVCGRDDDQAVVAVQFMQDFLDAKTLYIVDDKTTYSQGLADNVERLAKEQGLEVIEHDHVNQGDKDFSAVLTKIKDVQPDVFYMSLQNSSTGALMLIQADRMDIGADIVAQDAVYHPQLIEIAKDAANGVYLTFGYIDESTEAYKEFKEAYAEYGEPGAYSGYAYDSATVLLKAIEQAGSTDPQALREAILGMDFQGATKHISFKENGDSGSNYIIRQVQDGKFANYWNPATGETY encoded by the coding sequence ATGAGGAAATGGATTCTTTGCTTCGCCGCCTTGGCACTGGTGCTCGGCGGCGCCATCGGCTGCAGTTCGGACGAGCCCACGGACGAGGGCGGGACCGCCGAACAGGAGGCCCAGCCGCTGAAGATCGGCAGCCTCAGCCCGCTCACCGGGCCCTACGCGGCGGACGGCAACGACATCGCCAACGGCGTGCGTGCGGCCATTTCCGTGGTCGAGGAGCAGGGCGGTATTCCCGGATACTCCGAGATCGAATTCCTACCCCAAGACAGCGCCTGCGACCCCAAGCAGGCTGTGGCAGCGGCCAACAAGCTGGTCAACGAGAAAGTCAAGGGCGTTGTCGGCGCCTACTGTTCCAGCTCCACCATCCCCGCTTCCGAGGTCATCGTGGCCGAGGCGGGCATTCCCATGCTGACTCCGGCCTCCACCAACGAGAACGTCACCGAGCGCGGCCTGCAGAACATGTGGCGCGTGTGCGGCCGCGACGACGACCAAGCCGTGGTGGCCGTGCAGTTCATGCAGGACTTCCTGGACGCCAAGACCCTCTACATCGTGGACGACAAGACCACCTATTCCCAGGGCCTGGCCGACAACGTTGAGCGGCTCGCCAAGGAGCAGGGGCTTGAGGTCATTGAGCACGACCACGTCAACCAGGGCGACAAGGACTTCTCCGCGGTGCTGACCAAGATCAAGGACGTCCAACCCGACGTCTTCTACATGTCCCTGCAGAATTCCTCCACCGGCGCCCTCATGCTCATCCAGGCCGACCGCATGGACATAGGCGCGGACATCGTGGCCCAGGACGCGGTCTACCACCCGCAACTCATCGAGATTGCCAAGGACGCGGCCAACGGCGTCTACCTGACCTTCGGCTACATCGACGAGTCCACCGAGGCCTACAAGGAATTCAAGGAAGCCTACGCCGAGTACGGCGAGCCCGGGGCCTACTCCGGCTACGCCTACGACTCCGCCACCGTGCTGCTCAAGGCCATCGAGCAGGCCGGGTCCACCGATCCGCAGGCCCTGCGCGAGGCCATCCTGGGCATGGACTTCCAGGGCGCCACCAAGCACATCTCCTTCAAGGAGAACGGCGACTCCGGCTCCAACTACATCATCCGCCAGGTGCAGGACGGCAAGTTCGCCAACTACTGGAACCCGGCCACCGGCGAGACCTACTAG
- a CDS encoding tetratricopeptide repeat protein: MPLNNPAKDIKTHIGKAKALMNKHQAVKCMAELLSAIKLQLTSGRQIMGPDRIEIEYSLGELMTGLNAFPELHPYLDQPLEYKKGAERDAYQRLATVLRSILEDMKNGGGEDDEEAREAERRRKALLEKMEEYLLKGDQMQASGMVRKLLEESDGDSYVLMDVAEKFYKARQYESVLTYALEAVKKNPQEMRAYKLAINSYRFLKEYEKALELFKQAISVFGHHPNIYINMTRLFWEWGKPQQARKTACMTLKLDPDNEEAAKFLAAIDQGGEGSEAPLEAENGAEAVAGASEENSG; this comes from the coding sequence ATGCCGCTGAACAATCCCGCCAAGGACATAAAGACGCACATCGGCAAGGCCAAGGCCCTGATGAACAAGCATCAGGCCGTGAAGTGCATGGCCGAGTTGCTGTCCGCCATCAAACTGCAGCTGACCTCCGGCCGCCAGATCATGGGGCCCGACCGCATCGAGATCGAATACAGCCTTGGCGAGCTCATGACCGGGCTCAACGCCTTCCCGGAACTGCACCCCTACCTGGATCAGCCCCTGGAGTACAAAAAGGGGGCCGAGCGCGACGCCTACCAGCGTCTGGCCACGGTACTGCGCTCCATCCTGGAGGACATGAAGAACGGTGGCGGGGAGGACGACGAGGAGGCGCGGGAGGCGGAGCGCCGCCGAAAGGCGCTGCTGGAAAAGATGGAGGAGTATCTGCTCAAGGGCGACCAGATGCAGGCCTCGGGCATGGTGCGCAAACTGCTGGAGGAGAGCGACGGCGACTCCTACGTGCTCATGGACGTGGCCGAGAAGTTCTACAAGGCGCGCCAATACGAGAGCGTGCTGACCTACGCCCTGGAGGCGGTCAAGAAGAACCCCCAGGAGATGCGCGCCTACAAGCTGGCCATCAACTCCTACCGCTTCCTCAAGGAGTACGAAAAGGCGCTGGAACTGTTCAAGCAGGCCATCAGTGTCTTTGGCCACCACCCCAACATCTACATCAACATGACCCGCCTGTTCTGGGAGTGGGGCAAGCCGCAGCAGGCTCGCAAAACGGCTTGCATGACCTTGAAGCTGGACCCGGACAATGAGGAGGCGGCCAAGTTTCTGGCCGCCATCGACCAGGGCGGGGAAGGCTCGGAAGCCCCGCTGGAGGCGGAAAACGGCGCGGAAGCCGTGGCCGGAGCCTCGGAAGAAAACAGCGGCTGA
- a CDS encoding Hpt domain-containing protein, with the protein MHEADDRRILDTELSLRRLEGEREFLAELYRMFLEDSVQRRRTLEEALSRGEYQDAAKAAHSLKGMCGTINAPALMELALEMEKACRGEDDDRIEALRGPLRKLLDEVLGRIEAFLAT; encoded by the coding sequence ATGCATGAGGCGGACGATCGCAGGATACTCGACACGGAACTTTCCCTGCGGCGATTGGAGGGTGAGCGGGAGTTTCTGGCCGAGCTGTACCGCATGTTCCTCGAGGACTCGGTGCAGCGAAGACGCACGCTGGAGGAAGCGCTGTCCAGGGGGGAATACCAGGACGCGGCCAAGGCCGCGCACTCCCTCAAGGGGATGTGCGGCACCATCAATGCCCCCGCCCTCATGGAGCTTGCCCTGGAGATGGAGAAGGCCTGCCGCGGCGAGGACGACGACCGCATCGAGGCGTTGCGCGGCCCGTTGCGGAAACTCTTGGACGAAGTGCTGGGACGTATCGAGGCCTTTCTGGCCACCTGA
- a CDS encoding ABC transporter permease subunit yields the protein MTLGSKRSWLLFLLGLGWFFVLLWPLLGIHPDGSLTFAETFEVWGYVSSVAVAVMLVYQLNKSGALEFVTTPLERVREKGARVYAMAPRWLWLAVLIGFALSYPMWTERYAQDVAVNVLIYICLGLGLNIVIGLCGLLDLGYIAFYGVGAYTYALLSVHFAIPFWLSLPVAAVLAAIAGCIIGYPTLRMRGDYLAIVTLGFGEIIRILLNNWMSLTNGPNGILGINAPGIWLPDFADGFTLEHLWLKQLDHIYYVILALAIFTIIAVRRLNFSRIGRAWEAIREDETAAELMGVNTFTLKLMAYASGAVFGGLAGAFFSARMRFVSPESFTFLESALVLAMVVLGGLGSIPGVILGALALIALPEIFREFELYRMLAFGGAMTLMMVVRPAGLIPAKRMGKRGEEAE from the coding sequence ATGACACTCGGGTCTAAGCGGAGCTGGCTGCTCTTCCTGCTGGGCCTGGGCTGGTTCTTCGTCCTGCTGTGGCCCCTGCTCGGCATCCACCCCGACGGCTCGCTCACCTTCGCCGAGACCTTCGAGGTCTGGGGCTACGTTTCCTCGGTGGCCGTGGCCGTCATGCTCGTCTACCAGCTCAACAAGTCCGGCGCGCTGGAGTTCGTCACCACCCCCTTGGAGCGGGTGCGCGAGAAAGGGGCGCGGGTCTACGCCATGGCCCCGCGCTGGCTGTGGCTGGCGGTGCTCATCGGCTTCGCCCTGTCCTACCCCATGTGGACCGAGCGCTACGCCCAGGACGTGGCCGTCAACGTGCTCATCTACATTTGCCTGGGGCTGGGGTTGAACATCGTCATCGGCCTGTGCGGCCTGCTGGACCTGGGCTACATCGCCTTCTACGGGGTGGGTGCCTACACCTACGCCCTGCTCAGCGTGCACTTCGCCATCCCCTTCTGGCTGAGCCTTCCCGTGGCGGCGGTGCTGGCGGCCATCGCCGGGTGCATTATCGGCTACCCCACGCTGCGCATGCGCGGCGACTACTTGGCCATCGTCACACTGGGCTTCGGCGAGATCATCCGCATCCTGCTCAACAACTGGATGAGCCTGACCAACGGCCCCAACGGCATCCTGGGAATCAACGCGCCCGGAATCTGGCTGCCCGACTTCGCCGACGGCTTCACCCTGGAGCACCTCTGGCTCAAACAGCTGGACCACATTTATTACGTCATCCTGGCCCTGGCCATCTTCACCATCATCGCCGTGCGGCGGCTGAACTTCTCCCGCATCGGCCGGGCCTGGGAGGCCATCCGCGAGGACGAGACCGCGGCCGAGCTCATGGGGGTGAACACCTTCACCCTCAAGCTCATGGCCTACGCTTCCGGCGCGGTCTTCGGTGGGCTGGCGGGCGCCTTTTTTTCCGCCCGCATGCGCTTTGTCTCGCCGGAATCCTTCACTTTCCTGGAGTCGGCCCTGGTGCTGGCCATGGTGGTGCTGGGCGGGCTGGGGTCGATTCCGGGCGTCATTCTGGGCGCGCTGGCCCTCATCGCCTTGCCTGAGATATTCCGCGAGTTCGAGCTGTACCGCATGCTGGCTTTCGGCGGGGCCATGACCCTGATGATGGTGGTGCGTCCGGCGGGCCTCATTCCGGCCAAGCGCATGGGCAAGCGCGGCGAGGAGGCAGAGTAG
- a CDS encoding polysaccharide biosynthesis C-terminal domain-containing protein yields MRPAAAVDPLRLAGLAGFLLAFGAMTYVATQMGVVARYTGPFQIADNLMVLPSTLSATLFPAVSSLRGGRDRASLHALTASALKGLGRCIGLIVIGLTAAGNEVVLVFLGTDYLGAPVDVFRLLCLGFLINALAFVPYSIVQGVGRPDLVAKCHVAELPLHLGALALVAPWLSIHGVALAWVLRVGLDAGLLFYFSRRLEGFSFRETARLGGRRTGLLLGAGLACAWALSSWPDIGAAARVALAAALVLACAAAALAWCLTPDERG; encoded by the coding sequence GTGAGACCGGCCGCCGCCGTCGATCCCCTGCGGCTGGCCGGGCTGGCCGGATTCCTGCTCGCCTTCGGGGCGATGACCTACGTGGCCACCCAGATGGGCGTGGTGGCCCGCTACACCGGCCCCTTCCAGATCGCGGACAACCTCATGGTGCTGCCTTCCACCCTCTCGGCCACCCTCTTTCCCGCAGTAAGCTCCCTGCGCGGCGGACGGGACCGCGCCTCCCTGCACGCCCTCACCGCCTCGGCCCTCAAGGGGCTGGGGCGGTGCATAGGGCTCATCGTCATCGGCCTCACCGCCGCGGGCAACGAGGTGGTTCTGGTCTTTCTGGGGACGGACTACCTTGGCGCGCCCGTGGACGTTTTCCGCCTGCTGTGCCTGGGTTTTCTCATCAACGCCCTGGCCTTCGTGCCCTACTCCATCGTGCAGGGCGTGGGGCGTCCGGACCTGGTCGCCAAGTGCCACGTGGCGGAACTGCCCCTGCATCTGGGAGCGCTGGCCCTGGTCGCGCCCTGGCTTTCCATTCACGGCGTGGCCCTGGCCTGGGTGCTGCGCGTCGGGCTGGACGCCGGGCTGCTGTTTTATTTCAGCAGGCGGCTGGAAGGCTTCTCCTTTCGCGAGACCGCCCGACTTGGCGGGCGGCGGACCGGTCTGCTGCTCGGCGCGGGGCTGGCCTGCGCCTGGGCGCTTTCCTCCTGGCCGGATATTGGCGCGGCCGCGCGAGTGGCGCTGGCCGCCGCACTGGTGCTGGCCTGCGCCGCGGCTGCCTTGGCTTGGTGCCTGACCCCGGACGAACGCGGCTAG
- a CDS encoding right-handed parallel beta-helix repeat-containing protein, with protein sequence MPSLRATRSLNDPWDWVRDGEELWHAPGIAGNPGPAALDGCAGRERPSPDSLERTGDYHLDASRARLYMRCPVNPAERGAEVAEEDFVIGPVEADHLVFSGLDLRLARTTVFQGWGGLGLVLRNCRLLFARDNLVQHNNHGGGLRLTGCLLAEWNLGNKRAYAVQAIDRSGPVDIEICRFEAVRSGGGDDHTDVMNDDRGWVRTVRGCAFLGRGGNLADEGVVLWRLHTGADEAVVASNLFIGLGGSAVEVQEPGFRGARPRIQVRGNRIEGAVLRGDLDKEALRVRGVEKGVEVTVIGNVIRDTPPSGNEHNGVELRSSTGVAIRGNRVSGAHHGLRLAGDTEGVVVEDNVLTGNRGYGLSAFPGSDAKLRGNRFSGNRRGRINGIARGVVAEPARPETPEAAPKPPRTPALPDCLAAGDQLP encoded by the coding sequence ATGCCCAGCCTGCGCGCCACCCGCTCCCTGAACGATCCCTGGGACTGGGTGCGCGACGGCGAGGAGTTGTGGCACGCTCCTGGAATCGCCGGGAACCCCGGCCCGGCGGCGCTTGACGGCTGCGCGGGGCGGGAGCGTCCTTCCCCGGACTCCCTGGAGCGCACAGGCGATTACCACCTCGACGCCTCGCGGGCGCGGCTCTACATGCGCTGCCCGGTCAATCCGGCCGAGCGCGGCGCGGAAGTGGCGGAAGAGGATTTCGTCATCGGTCCGGTGGAGGCCGACCACCTCGTTTTCAGCGGCCTGGACCTGCGCCTGGCCCGGACCACCGTGTTTCAGGGCTGGGGAGGCCTCGGGCTGGTTCTGCGAAACTGCCGCCTGCTGTTCGCCCGGGACAATCTGGTGCAGCACAACAATCACGGCGGCGGCCTGCGCCTGACTGGCTGCCTGCTGGCGGAATGGAACCTGGGCAACAAGCGCGCCTACGCCGTGCAGGCCATCGACCGCAGCGGGCCGGTGGACATCGAGATCTGCCGTTTCGAGGCCGTGCGTTCCGGCGGGGGCGATGACCACACCGACGTGATGAACGACGACCGGGGCTGGGTGCGCACGGTGCGCGGCTGCGCCTTTCTGGGACGCGGCGGTAATCTGGCCGACGAGGGCGTGGTTCTGTGGCGGCTGCACACCGGGGCGGACGAAGCTGTGGTGGCAAGCAACCTCTTCATCGGCCTGGGCGGCTCGGCCGTGGAGGTGCAGGAGCCCGGGTTCCGCGGCGCGCGGCCGCGCATTCAAGTGCGCGGCAACCGCATCGAGGGCGCCGTTCTGCGGGGCGACCTGGACAAGGAGGCGTTGCGGGTGCGCGGCGTGGAAAAGGGCGTTGAGGTGACGGTCATCGGCAACGTGATCCGTGATACGCCCCCGAGCGGAAACGAGCACAACGGGGTTGAACTGCGTTCCTCCACCGGCGTCGCCATCCGGGGCAACCGCGTCTCCGGCGCCCACCATGGGCTCCGCCTGGCGGGTGACACAGAGGGAGTGGTGGTGGAGGACAACGTGCTGACCGGCAATCGCGGGTACGGGCTGTCCGCCTTCCCCGGCTCGGACGCCAAACTGCGCGGCAACCGTTTTTCCGGCAACCGCCGGGGAAGGATCAACGGCATCGCGCGGGGCGTGGTAGCGGAACCGGCCCGCCCGGAAACCCCGGAGGCGGCTCCCAAACCTCCGCGAACACCGGCGCTTCCCGATTGTCTCGCCGCCGGCGATCAGCTACCTTGA
- a CDS encoding branched-chain amino acid ABC transporter permease: MDFFIQQFINGITLGGVYALIALGYTMVYGIIQLINFAHGEFFAAGGYMGVIILSWLAGQGFMQTHPWLCLGLSLALTMGYCALLAMAVEKVAYKPLRHSSRLAVLLSALGMSIFLQNGLMLTQGVYDKAYPTELVSGAVMLGGVRVSVMQIIILGVTASLLFGLNALVFKTRIGKAMRATAQDKVMASLAGINSNRVISMTFAIGAGLAAAAGIMVGLYYGSVRYDMGFVPGIKAFAAAVLGGIGNITGAMIGGFIIGMVEIMAAAYVPHGGEYKDVFAFIILIAVLYFMPTGIMGENVDDTRV, from the coding sequence ATGGATTTTTTCATTCAGCAGTTCATCAACGGGATCACCCTGGGCGGGGTCTACGCCCTCATCGCCCTGGGCTACACCATGGTCTACGGCATCATCCAGCTCATCAACTTCGCCCACGGCGAGTTCTTCGCCGCGGGCGGGTACATGGGCGTCATCATCCTTTCCTGGCTGGCGGGGCAGGGCTTCATGCAGACCCACCCCTGGCTTTGCCTGGGGTTGTCGCTGGCGCTGACCATGGGCTACTGCGCGCTTCTGGCCATGGCCGTGGAGAAAGTGGCCTACAAGCCCCTGCGCCACTCCTCGCGTCTGGCGGTGCTCCTCTCCGCCCTGGGCATGTCCATCTTCCTTCAGAACGGGCTGATGCTCACCCAGGGCGTGTACGACAAGGCATACCCCACCGAGCTGGTCTCCGGCGCCGTCATGCTGGGCGGGGTTCGCGTCTCCGTGATGCAGATCATCATCCTCGGCGTCACCGCCTCGCTGCTCTTCGGGCTCAACGCCCTGGTTTTCAAGACTCGCATCGGCAAGGCCATGCGGGCCACGGCCCAGGACAAGGTCATGGCCTCCCTGGCCGGGATCAATTCCAACCGGGTCATCTCCATGACCTTCGCCATCGGAGCTGGGCTGGCCGCGGCCGCCGGCATCATGGTCGGCCTGTACTACGGCTCCGTGCGCTACGACATGGGCTTCGTGCCCGGCATCAAGGCCTTCGCCGCGGCCGTGCTGGGCGGCATCGGCAACATCACCGGCGCCATGATCGGCGGCTTCATCATCGGCATGGTGGAGATCATGGCCGCAGCCTACGTGCCCCACGGCGGCGAGTACAAGGACGTATTCGCCTTCATCATCCTCATCGCCGTGCTGTACTTCATGCCCACCGGAATCATGGGAGAGAACGTCGATGACACTCGGGTCTAA